Part of the Musa acuminata AAA Group cultivar baxijiao chromosome BXJ2-7, Cavendish_Baxijiao_AAA, whole genome shotgun sequence genome is shown below.
CGTCGGCTCCAGCACTGAACCCGAAAGTGCGTGGATCCAGATTAGTTCGGGTCCTCAAAACCCAAACCCAAAACCACCTGCGTCCGGTTCCGTTCGGGTTCCCAAAAAACCAGGAACCGAAACCGTTAGGGATGTGCCTAGCTTACGACGACGGTTTGACTGTCCACGGCCCATACGAAATGGGCCGGCCTGCAGCCCTCATGAGATCACCAGCAGGCAAGGTTAAATGAACCGGCCCTATGCGCTCGGCCGGATTGCAGCTTACTTGACCCATTGCTAGCTCGTTAACGGGTCGAAGGGCCGTGCTTCAACTCACAACAGCCCGCGGGCCGCTCTGCAACCCACATTGGCTGACGTGCTGCAATTCGAGTGTCTCCTATTATTATTACATGTACAGCGGCATATTATTATTACTCAGCCTACTTGTAAAATAGACTtcaagacatatatatatatatatatatatatatatatatatatatatatatatatatatatatatattcgagtgAGGCAGGCAATAATTGAGAAGGTTGAGGTGGGCATTAATATCCGAAGCTTAAAGTACGTCGTGGCTCTAAACATCCCATGTGAAGTGCCCGTCACTCGTTCACGCACTCATACACCCCATCGGCGTCGCTTTTCGTTTGTTGCACTTGCGGTGGGACCGTATGACTGAGCTCATTATTTGAGCCACAAACTTGTGATTATTTGAGAACTCATACTCAACATGTACATGTATTATGACAGACTCAGCAATCACTTCTCCTTTAGCTTGACCTTTTTTTTCTACTATCATGCATGTGTGTGCTCATCTATGGCTGTAAATACCTGtccaaaataaatgaaaattcatGTTGGAATATTATAAATGCACCCCTTAATTTTGAgaaattggatatatatatatatatatatatatatatatatatatatatatatatatatatatatgaaagtctATTAGTTTTAGAGGGATGTAAAGGAAAGACAAATTTTAATCCCTGAATTTAATTAGCACATTCAGAATATATTTAATGAGTTTAGTTTAGTATATCACTATCGGatcaatgttaaatataaataatatatcgaatgagatttGAAATCATCAATTAGAAAAGGTCATTATTAATATCATTATGTTCACTGCTTGCAACAAATTATTATTAGTAGTAATAGTAGTAGTTTAAGATGCATGCCGTTGTCCGAAAGAAATGCTTTAGAGAGATGAGAGGCACGCATCGAGAAACCCAACTTTTCAAGTGAAGAATCAAAAGAGTAAAAAGGTTTTGTACCACTAAATGTGTGTGTTTCTTTTGTTTAATTACAAACCAAGAAAAGCATCTTAGTTCCTATACAATGGATAGTGTGGAGTTTACTCACTGTTTCGATGAATTCTTTTACCTTTTGGTACGATGAACTTACATGATCTCTTACCGTACTTGTGGCTGGCTCAGGATAATCTTATGATGATTAGAACTATTTTTGTAACTTGTGCTAGAAAGCCACTTTTGTTTTTATTGGAAATCATAAGCTAAGGAAACGCAAAAACCTATTAACATTAAGGTATGTGTGATTTAATAATTGGTTCGAACATTACCAAAATTACTCATTTAGTCCatgaatatttataaatttttttattatttacgaaattaaaaatcataattagTTGATAAAGAATATACTGTTAGCTAATTCAACACGTAATCGTTACGTAATATCCAGAGTTAGAGAAGAGAAGATGAAGGTTTAAAGTAAATATCGTAAACTTTCTTTTGATTATATATATCACCATTATAAAGATAATTACAAGCTTTCTTCGTATCCTTTATGACTCAAAAAAATAATTGTAAGTTTCTTTCTCAAAGATCATGAATACTTATCTTCGACATTATAAAAGTGATCAAACTTATCTTTTTTTAGGATCTATATTCGTACTTACAAACTTTCGATTATTAACTTGGGCATTAAAGGGATCATCTTAGTAAGTCTCTTCCGATCTCGATCTTCGTATAGGTGATGCATTAGGAGAAGAAAAATTTATTCATCGAAGATGCATCGGACAATCCTACGCATACGAGTTCGAACCAGATCAAGTTGACGAAGACATTATCGATATTTTCTCTTATCACTAATAAAGTGATTTCttaattattcaaaaaattagTTGAATAATACTAATTCTCTGATATTATCTTAAGTAAATAATATAAATGTTCATATAATATGATTAATGAGTTACATGTCATTGAATATGAGAAGCAATTGGCATAAATTAAAGGCTGCCATGTGGAGTCAGTTAAAAGTAAAGGTGACGGCAGACCACGTGCGCATGCTTAACTGAAATCTTCGCGAGGGAAAAGAATATGCAAGATTAATTAATTGGAAAAAATAAAGCAGAacgcataaaaaataaaaaaaaagtcattAATGAATAAAGAAACTAATAAAATAAGAAGTTTACCATTTAAAACTCTTTTTTATATtggtaattaaaaattaaaataaaaaaataaattttactatttatagtttattaattataaatCTTATCGTATTGTTACTGCTCGTATAGAGAGAGAGACATGACGAGGTTAGATGAGATCATGAGAAGATTGATGTGGATAGGTCTTATCCTCGTTCTCTTCAACTTTATTTTTTCCTTGATATGCATATATCTTTCTTGAGCCCAAGATCAATCGTCATATCAAAAAATGAGCAAGAGATATAAGAGGCTATGATAGTGTTACATGATATCGTGAAAGGTATCtatcttttacatcaactttttcATTTTATCCTCCGTCATTATTGTCGATATAGCCCTTGCAGTTGTCGCCTACACTCCAAACGTCGAATTAAGAAAGAGAAATAAGAAAAACATATTTACATTTATttatatagataaaaaaataaaaaaaattaaaatgaacccGTAAATAGCAGACAGCGATTGCGAatataaatattctaaaataataACAGATAGCTgagtaataatgtaataaaaggaAGATTCGAAAAGTGGTTTCCTTGTTTTTTTATTTaagattattattaattaattcatGGAGTGTTTTTTTACTGTGCTGGTTTTTACTGAGGGCAGAGGAAAGAGAAGAAACGTGGGGAAGAAGGTTAATTGGAGGAAAAGTTAGAGAGATTCCTATCGCTGGCGAAGAGCAAATGGATGGGGGACCGAATCGAAATTAATAGGCCTTGGAAGCTTCCCATTGTTTCTCTTCGTCTTCTCGTCGTGCGGCGCCCGCCGTGTCCAATCTGTGTCGGAGGAGCTCGGCTCGGGATTGGTGCCATCGATCGGGGATGGAGCAGCGGCTGCTTCGCAGGCTGAAAGCCTCGATCTTGCGGCTGCGATGCCGGTCTCCGTCGGGTAAGTATCGAACTTGGCCTTTTTCTAGGCCACTCGAATTTTGTTCCGTTCCGCCGTGGTTATTGCAGTTTGTTGGAAATTGAGCCCAAAATGGGGAATTTTTGTCCATCTGCTGCGTCGgattgtgcttcttcttcttcttcgattgtCTTTTATTGTCGGGATTTTGAGGGTGTGAGATGGGGAAAGGAGTTGTCTTCTTGGGAAATATgctatttgttatatatataaatgtcAAATTAACCTAAATATCTGCACTTGGAGTCAAATTCAACAACTTGCAGTGGTAGACTTTCATTGATGGAATAAACTTTTGTAATAACGCATGTGTTTGAAGATGTCGAGTGTTTTAGCAACGAGAGCTGAACAAAAACACCTTTCAAGAACTCCGAGCAAGAGAGACCGGATTCAGATGAAGACGGAGAGGAGTTTCCATGGATATGTCTACTAGAAGTTGTCATTTTGTTGTAAGCTTTGATGCTTGCGGACTCCAGCTAGAATTATGAACTATGTTACTTAATTTAGCGTCGTTTAGACTGATACTGGATCTCCAAAAACTCATGAGTCCATGCCAAATCTTATGTACTCCTCATCATCATTTTTCCCCTGCAAACTCTATACTGCCCTCTTCAGTCCTCACACGGAAATAGCCTCTTTGTTTGCAAAGATCCTAATAGGTACACTGATAATCTCAGACCCTGCATTGGGACCACCTTTTTTTCACCAGACATTGCGAGAGACTAAGTAGTAAAAGACACACTTTGTTGCTTCTTTATTCTAATATGTTTATTGTTTTATTGATATATAAACATGGAGAGATCACTGTACCTGTTTGGAGATGTACACGAAGTGTAATAAACGATACAATTCTGAAAAAGGCTGGAAATTGGTACAATCCAAAAGTAATAATAGCACTAATGTGCAGTGGTGCAGCTTAAATATATCAGGTTAGATTCTTGACTGCAATTAATGGACTTTTTTTATCCAGTTATATGATATTCAGTCGATTCCTTTGTTCTCTTACTTACTTCTGTACTTGCTAGCCTAATATCTAATGCAATCAATAGAATTTATAGAAATGTCTAATGCAATCAATACTTTCAGAAGATTGTCTTCATTCTTCTAAATTAATTCAGGTCTTGCTTTATCGAAGGTAAATTCTCATGCCATTGTACTTTCAGAAAGCCCTAACGAACTTTATGTTTCATGATTTATCAGTTTAGACAAACATGTCATTTTCATGCTTTCAGAATGACAGctgatccaatcatatctatatttACCATTGGATCGTAATAACAATTTTCAGACTGAACAGCTCAGTAGTGATATATCTTCTTAATGAAGGTACATTGCCATTTGTTGAGAATTTCACATACAAGGAGATCAATAAAGCAACTAATGGATTCGGCATGGTTCTTGAAAGTGGTGCTCAAGGAACAATTTATAAAGCTCGATTTCCTAATGGACTTGTTGGTGCCGTCAAAAGAGTAAGATCTCAGCAACTAGGGAAAGATACCTTCTTTGAGAATGTGCAACTGTTAGGACGCTTGCATCATCGTCATCTTGTCAGACTCAAAGGGTTTTCCGAGGGCAAATATAGGTATGTACACTTGGTAAAAATCCAACCTCTAAAGAACTCTATCATAGGATGTTTTGTCGAATCTATTGGTCAAACCTGTCAATAAGGTTGTCTTCTGAGTATCATCAAATTGACCTGTTAACTGTGAGGAATTCTCATGCCATAGTATCCTCAGGTTTCTTGTTTTTGACTACACGGAAAATGGGAGCCTGAAGGATTATCTTCATGGTAAGACACTCTTCTATATGAAGTAATCATCTTCACAATTTTCTTATAACGCAGAATGATTCAATTACTTTGTCAGATCCGTTGAGAACACCGTTGAATTGGAGGACCAGATTACAGATTGCTATTGATGTAGCAGCTGCTCTGGTGGGTGGTTGACTGGAATGTTTTCTTCTAAACATGATATAGCTTTACAGAAGCAGGCTTGACAGTTGATACACAAAAAAACATTAGTCCCTTTCCACGAATTATGAATTTACCTTCTACAATTCATGGTGCAGGAGTACCTCCAGTATTTTTGTGACCCACCTGTATACGATGTGTCTGTCAACTCAAACAATATATTATTGGATGAGAACTTTGTTGCCAAGGTAAAAAAAAACCACTTTGCCACATAAGTCATACTAGCCTGTATTGGAAAGCATAACTTTGTGTGGTGCTTTTGTTTTATTCATATACTTACCGGACATGTAGAAAAGATTATAGTTAAGTTTTATGTTTCAGTTATCTGATGTGGGCTTCGTCGATTGTGATTTCAACCGCAATAGTGAATCAAATGTCACGTGTTCAGAAGGTTGGGCCTTTAAACTTGATGAATTTGCATTTATTTGCTTGACAATACTTACAAGTGAATTTTCTGACAGATGATACCAAAC
Proteins encoded:
- the LOC103990347 gene encoding probable receptor-like protein kinase At1g49730, producing the protein MEQRLLRRLKASILRLRCRSPSGTLPFVENFTYKEINKATNGFGMVLESGAQGTIYKARFPNGLVGAVKRVRSQQLGKDTFFENVQLLGRLHHRHLVRLKGFSEGKYRFLVFDYTENGSLKDYLHDPLRTPLNWRTRLQIAIDVAAALEYLQYFCDPPVYDVSVNSNNILLDENFVAKLSDVGFVDCDFNRNSESNVTCSEDDTKQKHRRLVFQFGVLLLELITGQSLFNEAEIVQWIQESGFAYSIHKMVDTDLGDSYDSKELQSLLIIARLCTKTENDTLISIPQILRYLQGRLEHSAL